The proteins below are encoded in one region of Hordeum vulgare subsp. vulgare chromosome 3H, MorexV3_pseudomolecules_assembly, whole genome shotgun sequence:
- the LOC123443915 gene encoding peroxisomal biogenesis factor 6-like isoform X1, whose protein sequence is MEHGSLLASAVTVGVGVGIGLVSARLTAASTPHDGGVAGAEVEAELRRLVVDGVDIGVTFDDFPYYLSEETKLALTSAGYAYLSKTTLPSHIRVLSAASRTILLCGPSEPYLQSLAKALAHHFDARLMLLDIAEFSRQIQHKYGSASSALVRKRSLTESALDKVSGLVGSFNFFRKKDEPEESLKYEKNLLDLRTSNCTKTPSVRVHISLLPAAFFHACEPSEDFGPIRQSWNLDEKILIKSLYKLIASVSECNPVIIYIRDVNLLLGASDTACSLFKKMLSKLSGRVLIIGSYFLESDEDSDDVDEVVSDIFPCVLETKPPKEEADLVKWKTQIEEDTKKTKGQIFTNMIAEVLSANSLICDDLDSLDPDEDLKTIASYMEEIMAPAVSYHLMDNKVPKYRNGKLVIPSESLSHGLRIFQESSSLGKDTVEPKDVGKKSQVTPDNEFEKLIRPTVVPASQIGVTFDDIGALTDIKESLQELVMLPLKRPELFNGGLLKPCKGILLFGPPGTGKTMLAKALANEAGASFLNISLSTIMSKYYGDAEKTIRALFSLATKLAPAIIFVDEVDSLLGQRDQRNENELPRRIKNEFMTHWDGLLSNSNERILVLAATNRPFDLDEAIVRRFEHRIMVGLPTLESRELILKKLLSKEKVEEGIDFKELATSTEGYSGSDLKNLCVTAAYRPVRELIQKEQQKEKDKKENVVKVKEPETQPKNQESAEQSSESKKCENVMPETKQGETEKTEKGVEGATEDTVTLRPLTMEDLRLAKDQVGASLASEGSIMTALKEWNELYGKGGSRKKEQLSYFF, encoded by the exons ATGGAGCACGGGAGCCTCCTTGCGTCCGCCGTCaccgtcggcgtcggcgtcggcatCGGCCTCGTGTCGGCGCGCCTGACGGCCGCGTCCACCCCACACGACGGCGGCGTCGCCGGCGCGGAGGTGGAGGCGGAGCTGCGCCGGCTGGTGGTCGACGGGGTCGACATCGGGGTCACCTTCGACGACTTCCCCTACTACCTCAG CGAGGAGACGAAGCTGGCACTCACCAGCGCCGGGTACGCCTACCTGAGCAAGACGACGTTGCCCAGCCACATCCGGGTCCTCTCTGCCGCCAGCCGCACCATACTGCTCTGTGGCCCCTCAG AACCATACCTCCAGTCGCTCGCCAAGGCTCTGGCACACCACTTTGACGCTCGCCTGATGCTGCTCGACATCGCCGAGTTCTCGCGCCAG ATCCAACACAAATACGGGAGCGCAAGCAGTGCCCTG GTTCGTAAAAGATCCTTAACAGAGTCCGCCTTGGACAAAGTGTCTGGTTTGGTTGGATCTTTCAACTTTTTCCGCAAGAAGGATGAGCCAGAAG AATCACTGAAATATGAAAAGAACCTTCTGGATTTGAGGACGAG TAATTGCACTAAAACACCTTCAGTTCGGGTGCATATATCGTTATTGCCTGCTGCGTTTTTCCATGCATGTGAGCCTTCCGAAGATTTTG GTCCAATCAGACAAAGCTGGAACTTAGATGAGAAAATTCTCATAAAATCTCTTTACAAG TTGATAGCTTCCGTTTCTGAATGTAATCCAGTTATCATTTACATAAGGGATGTCAACCTATTACTTGGTGCTTCAGATACAGCATGTTCATTGTTCAAGAAAATGTTGAGCAAACTGTCTGGGCGAGTTTTGATAATTGGTTCATACTTTCTCGAATCtgatgaagatagtgatgatgttgatgaggttgtcaGTGATATATTTCCATGCGTTCTGGAGACTAAGCCTCCCAAGGAGGAGGCAGATCTTGTGAAATGGAAAACCCAAATAGAAGAAGATACTAAGAAAACCAAGGGTCAAATCTTTACAAATATGATTGCAGAGGTGCTCTCAGCCAACAGTCTGATCTGTGATGATTTGGACTCATTAGATCCAGATGAAGATTTAAAAACCATTGCCAGCTACATGGAAGAAATTATGGCCCCAGCAGTCTCTTATCATTTGATGGATAACAAGGTCCCTAAATACAGAAACGGGAAGCTCGTTATTCCTTCAGAGAG CTTATCTCATGGATTAAGAATTTTCCAAGAGAGCAGCAGCCTTGGAAAAGATACAGTGGAACCAAAGGATGTCGGAAAGAAG TCACAGGTTACTCCAGACAACGAATTCGAAAAGCTGATCCGACCAACTGTTGTACCGGCCAGTCAAATAGGAGTCACATTTGATGACATCGGAGCATTGACTGATATAAAAGAGTCACTTCAGGAGCTTGTCATGCTTCCGCTTAAGCGGCCTGAACTTTTCAATGGTGGTCTTCTGAAGCCATGCAAGGGGATTCTACTATTTGGACCTCCTGGAACAGGGAAAACGATGCTGGCCAAGGCTTTAGCAAATGAAGCCGGAGCTAGCTTCTTGAACATCTCCTTGTCCACCATCATGTCAAAATATTATGGGGATGCCGAGAAGACAATCCGGGCTTTATTCAGTCTGGCTACTAAACTTGCACCGGCCATTATTTTCGTGGATGAGGTGGACAGCTTGTTAGGGCAGCGTGATCAACGCAATGAAAATGAGCTGCCGCGAAGAATCAAGAATGAGTTCATGACTCATTGGGATGGGCTCTTGTCAAATTCTAATGAAAGGATTCTTGTCCTTGCTGCAACAAACAGACCATTTGACCTGGACGAAGCGATTGTTAGGAGGTTTGAGCACAG AATAATGGTCGGTCTCCCTACTTTGGAAAGTAGAGAGTTGATTTTGAAGAAGCTGCTGTCCAAAGAGAAGGTTGAAGAAGGTATTGACTTTAAGGAGCTTGCAACATCGACTGAAGGATACAGCGGAAGTGATCTGAAG AATCTTTGTGTGACGGCTGCCTACCGCCCTGTTAGAGAGCTCATTCAGAAAGAACAACAGAAGGAAAAG GATAAGAAGGAAAATGTAGTGAAAGTGAAGGAGCCAGAAACGCAACCCAAAAATCAAGAAAGCGCGGAACAAAGCTCAGAAAGCAAGAAATGCGAGAATGTCATGCCAGAAACCAAGCAAGGCGAGACAGAGAAAACCGAGAAAGGCGTCGAAGGCGCAACCGAAGATACCGTCACCCTCAGGCCGCTAACCATGGAGGACTTGAGGCTGGCGAAGGATCAA GTCGGCGCAAGCTTGGCTAGTGAGGGGTCTATCATGACTGCCCTAAAGGAATGGAACGAGCTCTACGGCAAAGGCGGgtcgaggaagaaggagcagctctCATACTTCTTCTAG
- the LOC123443915 gene encoding peroxisomal biogenesis factor 6-like isoform X2, whose amino-acid sequence MEHGSLLASAVTVGVGVGIGLVSARLTAASTPHDGGVAGAEVEAELRRLVVDGVDIGVTFDDFPYYLSEETKLALTSAGYAYLSKTTLPSHIRVLSAASRTILLCGPSEPYLQSLAKALAHHFDARLMLLDIAEFSRQIQHKYGSASSALVRKRSLTESALDKVSGLVGSFNFFRKKDEPEESLKYEKNLLDLRTSNCTKTPSVRVHISLLPAAFFHACEPSEDFGPIRQSWNLDEKILIKSLYKLIASVSECNPVIIYIRDVNLLLGASDTACSLFKKMLSKLSGRVLIIGSYFLESDEDSDDVDEVVSDIFPCVLETKPPKEEADLVKWKTQIEEDTKKTKGQIFTNMIAEVLSANSLICDDLDSLDPDEDLKTIASYMEEIMAPAVSYHLMDNKVPKYRNGKLVIPSESLSHGLRIFQESSSLGKDTVEPKDVGKKVTPDNEFEKLIRPTVVPASQIGVTFDDIGALTDIKESLQELVMLPLKRPELFNGGLLKPCKGILLFGPPGTGKTMLAKALANEAGASFLNISLSTIMSKYYGDAEKTIRALFSLATKLAPAIIFVDEVDSLLGQRDQRNENELPRRIKNEFMTHWDGLLSNSNERILVLAATNRPFDLDEAIVRRFEHRIMVGLPTLESRELILKKLLSKEKVEEGIDFKELATSTEGYSGSDLKNLCVTAAYRPVRELIQKEQQKEKDKKENVVKVKEPETQPKNQESAEQSSESKKCENVMPETKQGETEKTEKGVEGATEDTVTLRPLTMEDLRLAKDQVGASLASEGSIMTALKEWNELYGKGGSRKKEQLSYFF is encoded by the exons ATGGAGCACGGGAGCCTCCTTGCGTCCGCCGTCaccgtcggcgtcggcgtcggcatCGGCCTCGTGTCGGCGCGCCTGACGGCCGCGTCCACCCCACACGACGGCGGCGTCGCCGGCGCGGAGGTGGAGGCGGAGCTGCGCCGGCTGGTGGTCGACGGGGTCGACATCGGGGTCACCTTCGACGACTTCCCCTACTACCTCAG CGAGGAGACGAAGCTGGCACTCACCAGCGCCGGGTACGCCTACCTGAGCAAGACGACGTTGCCCAGCCACATCCGGGTCCTCTCTGCCGCCAGCCGCACCATACTGCTCTGTGGCCCCTCAG AACCATACCTCCAGTCGCTCGCCAAGGCTCTGGCACACCACTTTGACGCTCGCCTGATGCTGCTCGACATCGCCGAGTTCTCGCGCCAG ATCCAACACAAATACGGGAGCGCAAGCAGTGCCCTG GTTCGTAAAAGATCCTTAACAGAGTCCGCCTTGGACAAAGTGTCTGGTTTGGTTGGATCTTTCAACTTTTTCCGCAAGAAGGATGAGCCAGAAG AATCACTGAAATATGAAAAGAACCTTCTGGATTTGAGGACGAG TAATTGCACTAAAACACCTTCAGTTCGGGTGCATATATCGTTATTGCCTGCTGCGTTTTTCCATGCATGTGAGCCTTCCGAAGATTTTG GTCCAATCAGACAAAGCTGGAACTTAGATGAGAAAATTCTCATAAAATCTCTTTACAAG TTGATAGCTTCCGTTTCTGAATGTAATCCAGTTATCATTTACATAAGGGATGTCAACCTATTACTTGGTGCTTCAGATACAGCATGTTCATTGTTCAAGAAAATGTTGAGCAAACTGTCTGGGCGAGTTTTGATAATTGGTTCATACTTTCTCGAATCtgatgaagatagtgatgatgttgatgaggttgtcaGTGATATATTTCCATGCGTTCTGGAGACTAAGCCTCCCAAGGAGGAGGCAGATCTTGTGAAATGGAAAACCCAAATAGAAGAAGATACTAAGAAAACCAAGGGTCAAATCTTTACAAATATGATTGCAGAGGTGCTCTCAGCCAACAGTCTGATCTGTGATGATTTGGACTCATTAGATCCAGATGAAGATTTAAAAACCATTGCCAGCTACATGGAAGAAATTATGGCCCCAGCAGTCTCTTATCATTTGATGGATAACAAGGTCCCTAAATACAGAAACGGGAAGCTCGTTATTCCTTCAGAGAG CTTATCTCATGGATTAAGAATTTTCCAAGAGAGCAGCAGCCTTGGAAAAGATACAGTGGAACCAAAGGATGTCGGAAAGAAG GTTACTCCAGACAACGAATTCGAAAAGCTGATCCGACCAACTGTTGTACCGGCCAGTCAAATAGGAGTCACATTTGATGACATCGGAGCATTGACTGATATAAAAGAGTCACTTCAGGAGCTTGTCATGCTTCCGCTTAAGCGGCCTGAACTTTTCAATGGTGGTCTTCTGAAGCCATGCAAGGGGATTCTACTATTTGGACCTCCTGGAACAGGGAAAACGATGCTGGCCAAGGCTTTAGCAAATGAAGCCGGAGCTAGCTTCTTGAACATCTCCTTGTCCACCATCATGTCAAAATATTATGGGGATGCCGAGAAGACAATCCGGGCTTTATTCAGTCTGGCTACTAAACTTGCACCGGCCATTATTTTCGTGGATGAGGTGGACAGCTTGTTAGGGCAGCGTGATCAACGCAATGAAAATGAGCTGCCGCGAAGAATCAAGAATGAGTTCATGACTCATTGGGATGGGCTCTTGTCAAATTCTAATGAAAGGATTCTTGTCCTTGCTGCAACAAACAGACCATTTGACCTGGACGAAGCGATTGTTAGGAGGTTTGAGCACAG AATAATGGTCGGTCTCCCTACTTTGGAAAGTAGAGAGTTGATTTTGAAGAAGCTGCTGTCCAAAGAGAAGGTTGAAGAAGGTATTGACTTTAAGGAGCTTGCAACATCGACTGAAGGATACAGCGGAAGTGATCTGAAG AATCTTTGTGTGACGGCTGCCTACCGCCCTGTTAGAGAGCTCATTCAGAAAGAACAACAGAAGGAAAAG GATAAGAAGGAAAATGTAGTGAAAGTGAAGGAGCCAGAAACGCAACCCAAAAATCAAGAAAGCGCGGAACAAAGCTCAGAAAGCAAGAAATGCGAGAATGTCATGCCAGAAACCAAGCAAGGCGAGACAGAGAAAACCGAGAAAGGCGTCGAAGGCGCAACCGAAGATACCGTCACCCTCAGGCCGCTAACCATGGAGGACTTGAGGCTGGCGAAGGATCAA GTCGGCGCAAGCTTGGCTAGTGAGGGGTCTATCATGACTGCCCTAAAGGAATGGAACGAGCTCTACGGCAAAGGCGGgtcgaggaagaaggagcagctctCATACTTCTTCTAG